In the Streptomyces coeruleoprunus genome, GGCGCAGGACGTCGGCGAACGCGAGGTCGCCCTGGAGGGCGCCGGTGCCGAGGCCGGGCACGGTGACCTCGCGGCCGGTGAGCGCGGCGGCGGCGAAGAAGTAGCTGGAGGTGGAGGCGTCGGGCTCGACGGCGTAGGTGGTGGCGCGGTAGCCGGTGGGCGGGACGGTGAAGACGCGGCCGTCGCGGGTGGGTCCGGCGCCGAAGGCCCGCATCATGGCGAGGGTGATCTCGACGTACGGCTCCGAGACGAGGTCGGTGACGGTGATGCGCAGGCCCTCGGCGGTGAGCGGGCCGAGCATGAGGAGCGCGGTGAGGTACTGCGACGACTGACCGGCGTCCAGTGTGAGGTCGCCGCCCTTGATGCCGGCGGCGGCGATCCGCAGCGGGTGGTGGCCCTCGGCCTCCTCGTGGCGCAGGTCGACGCCGAGGGCGCGCAGGGCGCCGGTGAGCGGGCCGAGCGGGCGGCGGCGCATCTGCGCGGAGGCGTCGAAGCGGAAGTCGCCGTGTCCGGCGGCGGCGAGCGTCGGCAGGAACCGCGCGGTGGTGGCGCCGTCGCGGCAGTGGACGTCGGCGGTCGCGGCGGCGGGCCCGGCGGGCCGGCCCTGGACGCGCCAGGTGTGCGGGGTGCGCTCCACCTCGTACCCGAGTGCGGTCAGGCCCTCGGCGAAGCCCTCGGTGTCGTCGGAGGCGAGGGGGCGGACGAGGGTGGTGGTGCCGTCGGCCGCCGCGGCGAGGAAGAGCGCGCGGGCGGTGACGGACTTGGAGCCGGGGATGTCGATGACGGTCACGGCGCCCATCCTGCCGCGCGGGGCGGGACGGGCGCCGGGCGTCTCAGCTGCTGGTCGCGCGGGCCGCTCCGTGGCGGTCCGCTCAGCGGATCGGGCGGTGGACGTTCTCGTGGACGGACGGGCCGGGGGTGGCGTCGGCGATCCAGGGGCCGTCGCCGCTGGGGTCGATGACGCCCTCCTCCAGCCAGCTGTAGCGGCCGGCGAGGACGCCCTTGACGACCTTGCGGTCCAGGTCGTCGGTGTTGGCCCACAGGCGGCCGAAGAGTTCCTCCACGCGCAGCCGCGACTGGCGGCAGAACGCGTCGGCCAGCTGGTACGCCTCCCGGCCGTGGTCGGTCGTCGTGCGCAGCAGCTCGGCGCGGACGCAGGAGGCGCTCATGGCGAAGAGTTCGGCGCCGATGTCGACGATCCGGCCGAGGAAGCCCTGCTTGGTCTCCATACGGCCCTGCCAGCGTGACATGGCGTAGAAGGTGGAGCGGGCCAGCTTGCGGGAGGTGCGCTCGACGTAACGCAGGTGTGTGGCCAGGTCCGGGTGGCCGGCGGGGTGGAAGTCGCCGTACGTACCGGGGAGCTGGCCGCGGCCCGCCACGAGCCTGGGCAGCCAGCGGGCGTAGAACGCGGTCGCCTGGGCGCCGGCCTTCGCCTTGTCGCCGAGGGTCTTGTCGGGGTCGATGATGTCGCCCGCGACGGCGAGGTGGGCGTCGACGGCCTCGCGGGCGATCAGCAGGTGCATGATCTCCGTCGAGCCCTCGAAGATCCGGTTGATGCGCAGGTCGCGCAGCAGCTGCTCGGTGGGCACGGGGCGCTCGCCGCGGGCGGCCAGGGACTCGGCGGTCTCGTAGCCGCGGCCGCCGCGGATCTGGACCAGCTCGTCGGCCATGAGCCAGGCCATCTCGGAGCCGTACAGCTTGGCGAGGGCGGCCTCGATGCGGATGTCGTTGCGGTCCTCGTCGGCCATCTGGCTGGCCAGGTCGAGGACGGCTTCGAGGGCGAACGTCGTCGCGGCGATGAAGGCGATCTTGGAGCCGACGGCCTCGTGGTGGGCGACGGGCTTGCCCCACTGCTCGCGGACGGCGCTCCACTCGCGGGCGATCTTCAGGCACCACTTGCCGGCTCCGGCGCACATGGCGGGCAGGGAGAGGCGGCCGGTGTTGAGGGTGGTGAGGGCGATCTTCAGGCCGGAGCCCTCGGGGCCGATGCGGTTGGCGGCGGGCACGCGGACCCGGTGGAAGCGGGTGACGCCGTTCTCCAGGCCGCGCAGGCCCATGAAGGCGTTGCGGTGCTCGACGGTGACGCCCTCGGACGCGGCCTCGACGACGAACGCGGTGATGCCGCCCCGGTGGCCCTCGGAGGCCGGTACGCGGGCCATGACGACGAGGAGGTCGGCGACCACGCCGTTGGTGGTCCACAGCTTGACGCCGTCCAGGACGTAGTCGTCGCCGTCGGGGACGGCGGTGGTGGCGAGGCGGGCCGGGTCGGAGCCGACGTCGGGCTCGGTGAGGAGGAACGCCGAGATGTCCGTACGGGCGAGCCGGGGCAGGAAGGTCTCCTTCTGCTCCGGCGTGCCGAAGAGCTTGAGCGGCTGCGGTACGCCGATCGACTGGTGCGCGGAGAGGAGGGCGCCCACGGCCGGGCTCACGGAACCGACCAGCGCGAGGGCCTTGTTGTAGTACACCTGCGTGAGGCCGAGCCCGCCGTACTTGGTGTCGATCTTCATGCCGAGCGCGCCGAGCTCCTTGAGGCCGTCGATCACCGCGTCGGGGATACGGGCCTCGCGCTCGATGAGCGCTCCGTCGATCTTCGTCTCGCAGAAGTCCCGCAGCTTCGCCAGGAACTCCTCGCCCCGCTGGGCGTCCTCGGCGGCGGGCAGGGGGTGCGGGTGGATCAGGTCGAGGCGGAAGCGCCCGAGGAACAGCTCCTTGGCGAAGCTGGGCTTGCGCCAGTCCTGCTCGCGGGCGGCCTCGGCGACCTGACGGGCTTCACGCTCGGAGACTTTGGGCTTGTGGCCGGACATGGAGGGCTCACCTCACCGCGGGGTCGGGGGTGGTGGCGGCCGGCGGCTGTCTACCGACCGGTGCTACTCGACCGTACCTACCCGTTTCCGGCGTCGGCGAAGCGAAGCCGCGGAGCGGCAGAAGGCGGCCGGAGCCCCCGCACAGTGGGCTCCGGCCGCCGGTTCGTGGGCCGTACGAGTGGACTTACAGGGCCAGTCCGGTGAGGACCAGCACCCGCTCGTACGTGTAGTCGTCCATCGCGTAGCGGACACCCTCACGGCCGACGCCGGACTGCTTGGCGCCGCCGTACGGCATCTGGTCGGCGCGGTACGACGGGACGTCGCCGACGATCACGCCGCCGACCTCCAGGGCGCGGTGGGCGCGGAAGGCGGTCTGCAGGTTGTGCGTGAACACACCGGTCTGCAGGCCGAACTTGGAGTTGTTCACCTCGGCGAAGGCGGCGGCCTCGCCGTCGACCTTGTGCAGGGTGAGGACCGGGCCGAAGACCTCCTCGCAGGCGAGGGTGGTGTCGGCGGGCAGGTCGGCCAGCACGGTGGGCGCGTAGGTGGCGCCGTCGCGCTTGCCGCCGGTGAGCAGCGTGGCGCCGCGCTCGACGGCCTCGTCGACCCAGGACTCCACCCGCTTGGCGGCGTCCTCGCTGACGAGCGGGCCGACGTCGGTGGCGTCGTCGGACGGGTCGCCGGTGCCCTGGGCCTCGACGGCGGCGAGGACCTTCGGCACGAGCCGGTCGTAGACGCTCGCGTCCGCGATCACGCGCTGGACGGAGATGCAGGACTGGCCGCCCTGGTAGTTGGAGAAGGTGGCGATCCGGGTCGCCGCCCAGTCCAGGTCCTCCTCGGAGGACCAGTCGGCGAGGACGACGGCCGCGGCGTTGCCGCCGAGCTCCAGGGTGCAGTGCTTGTGCGGCACGGACTGCTGGATGGCGTAGCCGACCTTGTCGGAGCCGGTGAAGGAGATGACCGGCAGGCGCTCGTCCTGGACGAGGGCGGGCATGCGGTCGTTCGGCACCGGCAGGACCGACCAGGAGCCGGCGGGCAGGTCCGTCTCGGCCAGCAGCTCGCCGAGGATCAGGCCGGAGAGCGGGGTGGCCGGGGCGGGCTTGAGGATGATCGGCGCGCCGACGGCGATGGCCGGGGCGATCTTGTGGGCGCACAGGTTGAGCGGGAAGTTGAACGGCGCGATGCCGAGGACGACGCCCTTGGGGAAGCGGCGGGTCAGGGCGAGGCGGCCGGTGCCGCCGGCGTCGGTGTCGAGGCGCTGGGCCTCGCCGCCGTTGAAGCGGCGGGCCTCCTCCGCGGCGAAGCGGAACACGGACACGGCGCGGCCGACCTCGCCGCGGGCCCACTTGATGGGCTTGCCGTTCTCGGCGGAGATCAGCTGGGCGATCTCCTCGGTGCGCTCGGCGAGCCGCTTCGACACGTGGTCGAGGGCGGCGGCGCGGACGTGGGCGGGCGTCGCGGCGAACTCGTCCACGACGGCGTGCGCGGCGGCCACGGCCTCCTCGACCTGGGCCTCGCTGGGCACGCTGACCTGGCCGACGAGGCGGCCGTCCCAGGGGGAGGTGACGTCGAAGGTGGTCTCGCCGGTGGCCTGGCGGCCGGCGAGCCAGAAGGCGTGGGTGGCAGTCATCGCGGTCCCGGCCCTTCCGAAGTAGTGGGGTTCTCGCACGTGCGGTTGTGCTCTCAGGTCACACGGTAGGGCCGAGGGGGCGGAGGGGCGTTTGTCCGTGATGGAGTGGTCGGATCGCCGCCTCCGCCGGTTCGGCAGATGCACATCCGCTGGGCCCGCTCGTCATGAACGGCGCTCGGTGGACACGATGAGGCAGACCCCGGCGACGACGACGGCGCCGCCCAGGGCGATGGGCCAGGTCACGGCCTCGTCGAGGAGCAGCCAGCCGAGGCCGACGGCGACGACCGGGTTGACGTAGGCGTACGTCGCGACCAGGGACAGCGGGGCGGCCTGGAGGAGCCAGGCGTACGCCGTGAACGCGATCAGCGAGCCGAAGAGCACCAGGTACGCGAGGGCGGTCCAGGAGCGGGCGGAGAACGCGCCGAGGTCCAGTCCGCTGTGCTCGCCCCGGACGAGCCCGAGCAGCAGACAGCCGAGGCCGCCGGCGACCATCTCGTAGGCGCTCGCCGTGAACGGGTTGCGGGGCATCGGTATCCGCGAGGAGGAGAAGGAACCGACGGACCACATCACCGTCCCCACGACGACCGTGAGGACGCCGCCGATGCGGATGTCGCCGCTGAGGCCGGGGAGCGTGAGGACGGCGAGCCCCACGAGGCCGAGGAGGACGCCCGCGTACGCCCCGAGTCCGGGGCGCTCGCCGAAGGCGACGCGCAGCACGACCACCCACGCCGGGACGACGGCCACCAGCAGCGCGGCGAGCCCGGACGGCACGGAGGTCTCGGCGAGCACGACGAGGCCGTTGCCGCCGAGCAGGAGGAGGAGCCCGACGACGCCGGCGGAGGCGAGCTGGGCGCGGGTGACCTTGAGGACGGCGAGACCCTGGCGCCAGGCGAGCAGTGCGGCGAGGAGCAGGCCCGCGACGACGAAGCGGGCGCCCGCGGAGAGGAAGGGCGGCATGGTCTCGACGACCACGCGGATGCCGAGGTACGTCGAGCC is a window encoding:
- a CDS encoding acyl-CoA dehydrogenase family protein — encoded protein: MSGHKPKVSEREARQVAEAAREQDWRKPSFAKELFLGRFRLDLIHPHPLPAAEDAQRGEEFLAKLRDFCETKIDGALIEREARIPDAVIDGLKELGALGMKIDTKYGGLGLTQVYYNKALALVGSVSPAVGALLSAHQSIGVPQPLKLFGTPEQKETFLPRLARTDISAFLLTEPDVGSDPARLATTAVPDGDDYVLDGVKLWTTNGVVADLLVVMARVPASEGHRGGITAFVVEAASEGVTVEHRNAFMGLRGLENGVTRFHRVRVPAANRIGPEGSGLKIALTTLNTGRLSLPAMCAGAGKWCLKIAREWSAVREQWGKPVAHHEAVGSKIAFIAATTFALEAVLDLASQMADEDRNDIRIEAALAKLYGSEMAWLMADELVQIRGGRGYETAESLAARGERPVPTEQLLRDLRINRIFEGSTEIMHLLIAREAVDAHLAVAGDIIDPDKTLGDKAKAGAQATAFYARWLPRLVAGRGQLPGTYGDFHPAGHPDLATHLRYVERTSRKLARSTFYAMSRWQGRMETKQGFLGRIVDIGAELFAMSASCVRAELLRTTTDHGREAYQLADAFCRQSRLRVEELFGRLWANTDDLDRKVVKGVLAGRYSWLEEGVIDPSGDGPWIADATPGPSVHENVHRPIR
- a CDS encoding aldehyde dehydrogenase family protein; translation: MTATHAFWLAGRQATGETTFDVTSPWDGRLVGQVSVPSEAQVEEAVAAAHAVVDEFAATPAHVRAAALDHVSKRLAERTEEIAQLISAENGKPIKWARGEVGRAVSVFRFAAEEARRFNGGEAQRLDTDAGGTGRLALTRRFPKGVVLGIAPFNFPLNLCAHKIAPAIAVGAPIILKPAPATPLSGLILGELLAETDLPAGSWSVLPVPNDRMPALVQDERLPVISFTGSDKVGYAIQQSVPHKHCTLELGGNAAAVVLADWSSEEDLDWAATRIATFSNYQGGQSCISVQRVIADASVYDRLVPKVLAAVEAQGTGDPSDDATDVGPLVSEDAAKRVESWVDEAVERGATLLTGGKRDGATYAPTVLADLPADTTLACEEVFGPVLTLHKVDGEAAAFAEVNNSKFGLQTGVFTHNLQTAFRAHRALEVGGVIVGDVPSYRADQMPYGGAKQSGVGREGVRYAMDDYTYERVLVLTGLAL
- a CDS encoding EamA family transporter — encoded protein: MTSPAVDAASSTPVPSRPAAPRRIGGAVWAALAIVYVVWGSTYLGIRVVVETMPPFLSAGARFVVAGLLLAALLAWRQGLAVLKVTRAQLASAGVVGLLLLLGGNGLVVLAETSVPSGLAALLVAVVPAWVVVLRVAFGERPGLGAYAGVLLGLVGLAVLTLPGLSGDIRIGGVLTVVVGTVMWSVGSFSSSRIPMPRNPFTASAYEMVAGGLGCLLLGLVRGEHSGLDLGAFSARSWTALAYLVLFGSLIAFTAYAWLLQAAPLSLVATYAYVNPVVAVGLGWLLLDEAVTWPIALGGAVVVAGVCLIVSTERRS
- the aroA gene encoding 3-phosphoshikimate 1-carboxyvinyltransferase — translated: MTVIDIPGSKSVTARALFLAAAADGTTTLVRPLASDDTEGFAEGLTALGYEVERTPHTWRVQGRPAGPAAATADVHCRDGATTARFLPTLAAAGHGDFRFDASAQMRRRPLGPLTGALRALGVDLRHEEAEGHHPLRIAAAGIKGGDLTLDAGQSSQYLTALLMLGPLTAEGLRITVTDLVSEPYVEITLAMMRAFGAGPTRDGRVFTVPPTGYRATTYAVEPDASTSSYFFAAAALTGREVTVPGLGTGALQGDLAFADVLRRMGADVDIAADRTTVRGTGRLRGLTVNMRDISDTMPTLAAIAPFADGPVRIEDVANTRVKECDRLDACAENLRRLGITVHTGPDWIEIHPGTPRPAEIATHGDHRIVMSFAVTGLRTPGAPGITFDDPGCVRKTFPAFHEVFAAFRDDAR